CCACGAAGCTCACAAATGCTTCGGTGCGGACGGCGGCGCGGGTCAAGGCGGTGGCGAGTTCGTCGTTCATCCGGCGGGCAAGTTCGGGGCCGTCCGGACGCCGGTGCGCTGCGATCCACTGCTGCCGTTCGGCGCCGTCGTCCGGGACGGTGCGGACCAAGAACACCACGTCGCTGATCAGGGAAGCCCGCGCGGCGACGTCGAGCAGCTCGGTCAGCCCGCGTCCGTACTGGTCGCGGCGGTCTCCCTCGGCCATCCCGACGCCGGGGTGCCGGATCGCCGCGGTCATCGCCCAGGTGCGCAGGCCGTGGTCCTGGATCACGGCGTACCGGGTCTGCGATGGACCCTTCGGGGCGCCGTCATGGACCTCAATGCCGGTCATCGCACCGGGCAGGTCAGCGTTCTCAAGTGCTTCGGCCTTACCCGTGGCGGCCTTGCTGCGCCACGATGTCCACCCGAGCGCCTTGCCGGCGGTGAAGCTGAGGCTCGCGAGAAGCCAGCCGGTGGCCGATCGGCCGCGGACGGGGACGACGACCAGCACCGTCACCACGGCTGCGATAGCGGCGAGCTGGGCCGCGAGCAGCCAGCGTTGCTGGTTCGCGGCCACGAACACAGGGATGACCGCGAGGGTCAGGGCCGCCAGCCGGGGGCCGGTCAAGCCGAAGAAGAACCCGACTCGGTCCGGGCCGTAGTCGTCGTACACCGCAGCCATGACGTCGCCCGTCGTCAGAAGCTCAGCGCGACGCCGGGTGGCGTCGCGAACGGGAGCGGGACGTCTGCCTCGGCGTGGTTGCCGACCACATCCACGGCTTGGGTCTGCTCGAGTTCGGCGACGCGGGCCGCTTCCGCCTGCTGCGCGCGGGTGCGACGGGCCTCCATCACGCGCCCGTCCTCGAACAGGAGTGGTGACTGCGTGTCGGGTACGTCGAAAGCCGGGGAGTGGTAGGTCCAGTCATCCATCCGGCGCCTCCTGTCGAGCGTGGCCACACTTGGGCCATCCACACCACTTAACGGCGACGTGGGACGTCTCGTGGACAGTCCCAGGCTGTGGTGGTGCTGGGTGCGGTGGCTCAAGACTCGCGTCCCCGTGAAGCCCAATAGAGAGGTGTGCACGTGCGGAGTACACCTGACACGATCAGCAGCCCCGGTTTTCAGACGGCCACGGTTCTGTCATGCGCGCTCGGCGGATGAGAGTGCCTTGTTCGGACGAGGTTGTCGTCCAGCCACAGTTCAACTGACGTTGGCCCGTCGCGAGCGCACTGTCCGATGTGCTGCCGCGAGACCGAGCGGCTACAGATCCAGCAGCAGCGCCAGGAAGGCGTGACCAAGTCGAGGATGGCCCGCGACCTGGGCTTGAGCCGATCCCCGCTGCACTCGATGCTCACGAGGACCCGCCGGTACGCGAAGCATGGAGAAGCCGGCAACTGACCGGCGAGCCCCCGCCGTTGGCCAGTTGTCGCCGCCTAGGTCGTGTTACGTAAGTCGTTTGAGCCAGTCGTTGATTACTCCGATGCGGAGGGTGGCGGTGTAGCGGACAGCGAGTTTGTCGTAGCGGGTGGCGAAGGCTCGTTGGTGTTTGAGCTTGTTGATGCCACATTCGACCGCGTGGCGGTCCTTGTAGGTGGTTGGGTTGAACGCTGGCGGGCGACCGCCCCGGCGGCCACGGCGTCGGCGGTTGCGGGCCTGGTCGGCCGGGGTCGGGATGGTGGCTTTGATCCGATGATCACGTAGCCAAGCCCGGTTGGCCCGTGAGGAGTACGCCTTGTCGGCCAACACGCGATCGGGACGCCGGCGCGGTGCCCCGACCGGGTTGGCGACCTTGATCGCTTCCAGCACGGTGGTGAACTCCGGACTGTCGCCGGCTTGGCCGCCGGTGATGTGGAAGGCCAGCAGGCCACGGTCTTGGTCCACGGCCAGATGTGTCTTGGTGGACCAGCCGCCCCGGGAACGACCGAACCCGTGATCGGCGGGTTCTCCGGAAACCCGTTCGACCGAGTCACGTCGAGCACCAGCGGCGTGAACGTGCCCACGACAGCTGGTGGAGTCCACCGAGACCTGCCATTTCACCTTGCCACGAGCCTGTGCAACGGCTCGCAGCGTGTCCTCGATGTGTTCCCACACCCCGCGGATCTGCCAGGTGGCGAACAACATGTAGATCCGTCCCCAGGGTCCGTACCGGTCGGGGACATCGCGCCATGGGCATCCCACTCTCGCTCGGTGACGTATCCCATCGATCAGCTGCCGTAACGGCCATTTGCGTGGCCGTCCCCGTGCTGGGGGAGTTGGCAGCACGCTCTGGAGGAGGGCCCACTGAGCATCGGTGAGGTCATGACGGCGGGCAACATCTACGATTGGCACGAGGACTCCCGGGGAAGTAGGAGTGACTAGATACCAATCCGTCTACCCCGGGAGCCCTCCCACCGTCAGGACCGACACGCCAGCCGCCACACCCTCGTCGGACACCACTTTCGAAACACGACCTAGGTGTCGAGGTCCTCGTCCATGTCGTCCAAGTCGTCGAAGGCAGGCTGGCCGTCATCTTCGTCATCATTGGCTGCACTGGTATCGGAGCCGACTGTCAGGAAATCGTTGAGGGCATCTTGCTGCTCGTCATCCATCGGTACAAGGAGGGTAACGGAGGTGAGCAGCACGTGTGCGAGCAGGGTGTCGCTCTTGGTGACGCCGATGCCTGTACTGCGAGTGAAGTCGATGGTGATGCGGCCTGTGGGCGTGGTGACCGTAGCCTTGTCGACCATGGCCGAGGGCATGCTGCTCGTAGCCGCAGCCAGGACATCCGAGTCCGTCGTCCCGCTGTCATCGCTGATCGCAAGGCGCGTTCCGCCGACGCTGGCGCTGACGGAGGCAACGGAGGCACTCTGGGTGCGCTCGACGTACTCCTCGACCAGGATCCCTGCAGCCGGCTTCTTCAGACGCGATTCGATCAGCTTGCCGGTACGGGCAGCGAAGGCATGGAAGCCGGGTCCGCGCAGGGTCAGCGCAGGTGGCGTCTGCGAGACGGGGAGGTCCACGCCCCACCTGAGTTCCGGCGGTTCCTTCTCGTCAAGGAGGCGCATGTCGACGACGTGGCAAGCGCGTGCTCGAAGTACGTCGAGGTTGGCGTTGACGAGGTGCTGGAAGTTGTTCGTGCGTGCAACGTCGGCCGTCGCGAGCTCGAACAGGTGCTCGATGGTCAGGTTCCGACCCACTCCTCGCCAGAACCCCTCGTCGTCAGTGTCCATGAGTTGAACCAGGTAGAGCAGGGGCAGGCTTCCGACGTCACTGGACAGCTCGGCGTCTCCGGGGTACTGGTCGAGGCGGGATCCGCCTCCCTCCCAGACTGCTTGCACGACGCGGTTGAGCCGGCGCGCCTGCCCTTCTCCGAAGAAGTGCTCAATGGTGTTCAGCGCCTCGCGCGTGCCCGTAACTTGGCCACCCGCAGCATCGGTGAACCCCTTGGCGAACGTGTCGGCGAGGTCACGGGCATCCGTGGATCCGACAAGTGCACCTCGGCCAGCGTGAGCGAGGGAGTTTCGCAGCATCCGGTCCGTGGGCGCGGCGGACTCACGGGTCGTCAGCTCCTCGACTGCCGCTGGAGTGGTCAGCAGGACGTCGGCCTGTCGGCTCGTCTCGTCGAGACGGTCCTCGTCCGACTCGGATAGTTCGGGTGTTGTCAGGCCGAAGATCAAGGGGTCGAGCTTGTCGAGCATCGAGATGTCCTGCCCAAGCTCGGGAAGGTTGTCGGTGAAGCGCAGGAAGACCGGGCGCTCCACGTCTTTGGCCCATCTCAACACCATGTCGGGCGCGTACGTGTGGTTGAAGTAAGTCGTGATCTTCACAGTGGCGCTGGGGTCGAAGGCCGCAAGGGCTCCGGCGATAGCCTCCTTGACCCTCTTCTCCGACTGGTGAGGGTCACGTTCGTGGAGGGCATCGATGACGTGCTGTTCGAGGGTCGTCATGACCCCGACGCCTTCAGCAACTCGTGGTTGTGGATGAGCCCGAGGTGAACTGGGTCGGGGACGAGGGCTTCCTGCTTGTCGCTCAGCACCAGAAGCCACAGACGCTCGGCGACCTTCGCACATACCTCGTCGTCAGCAAGTTCCTCGGCGTTTGCGCCGTCGGCGAAGACCCGCTTGGCGTTGGCGATGACGGCGGTCTTGACCGTGTCTGCCGAAGTCAGCTTGTCCCACGTGGTTGCAGCGTGCGGCGACCACGAGATCCACATGAAGTTGTCAGCCAG
The Brooklawnia propionicigenes DNA segment above includes these coding regions:
- a CDS encoding IS5 family transposase, giving the protein MPIVDVARRHDLTDAQWALLQSVLPTPPARGRPRKWPLRQLIDGIRHRARVGCPWRDVPDRYGPWGRIYMLFATWQIRGVWEHIEDTLRAVAQARGKVKWQVSVDSTSCRGHVHAAGARRDSVERVSGEPADHGFGRSRGGWSTKTHLAVDQDRGLLAFHITGGQAGDSPEFTTVLEAIKVANPVGAPRRRPDRVLADKAYSSRANRAWLRDHRIKATIPTPADQARNRRRRGRRGGRPPAFNPTTYKDRHAVECGINKLKHQRAFATRYDKLAVRYTATLRIGVINDWLKRLT